In Cumulibacter manganitolerans, a single genomic region encodes these proteins:
- a CDS encoding enoyl-CoA hydratase: MSQQPVLLDVRDRIATITLNRPEARNALSRELLRMLPEVIQQAEDDDAVDVLVLTGTDPAFTAGLDLKEVGEGVLIDTESEVAIHRPFAGLTKPLIGAVNGVAVTGGFELALNCDFLIASENARFADTHARVGVQPGWGLTVLLPQAVGVRRARELSLTGRFLDAATAYEWGLVNRVVPHADLLPVTYGLAASIVDNDQAGVRQILRTYQQNTAEEAAWQNEADNAATWKREQFAPEKVAERRAGIQARGRAQTAG, from the coding sequence ATGAGCCAGCAACCGGTACTGCTAGACGTGCGCGATCGCATCGCGACCATCACCTTGAACCGGCCCGAGGCGCGCAACGCGCTGAGCCGCGAGCTGCTGCGGATGCTGCCCGAGGTGATCCAGCAGGCCGAGGACGACGACGCGGTGGACGTGCTCGTGCTGACCGGGACCGACCCGGCCTTCACCGCCGGGCTCGACCTCAAGGAGGTCGGCGAGGGCGTGCTGATCGACACCGAGTCGGAGGTCGCGATCCACCGCCCGTTCGCCGGGCTCACCAAGCCGCTGATCGGGGCGGTCAACGGCGTCGCCGTGACCGGCGGCTTCGAGCTGGCGTTGAACTGCGACTTCCTCATCGCGAGCGAGAACGCCCGGTTCGCCGACACGCACGCGCGCGTCGGCGTCCAGCCGGGCTGGGGGCTGACCGTGCTGCTGCCGCAGGCGGTCGGCGTCCGCCGCGCCCGCGAGCTCAGCCTGACCGGCCGATTCCTCGACGCGGCGACGGCGTACGAGTGGGGCCTGGTCAACCGGGTGGTGCCGCACGCCGACCTGCTTCCGGTCACGTACGGGCTGGCGGCGTCGATCGTCGACAACGACCAGGCCGGTGTCCGCCAGATCCTGCGCACGTATCAGCAGAACACCGCCGAGGAGGCGGCCTGGCAGAACGAGGCCGACAACGCGGCGACCTGGAAGCGCGAGCAGTTCGCGCCGGAGAAGGTCGCCGAGCGCCGCGCGGGGATCCAGGCGCGCGGCCGCGCGCAGACCGCCGGCTGA
- the argG gene encoding argininosuccinate synthase, which produces MSKVLTSIPVGERVGIAFSGGLDTSVAVAWMREKGAIPCTYTANLGQYDEPEIDEVPGRAAQYGAELARLVDCREQLVEEGFVAITCGAFHIRSGGRTYFNTTPLGRAVTGTLLVRAMHEDGVNIWGDGSTFKGNDIERFYRYGLLANPLLRVYKPWLDADFVRELGGRTEMSQWLTARDLPYRDSVEKAYSTDANIWGATHEAKKLEHLDQSIEIVHPIMGVAHWDAGVEIETEDVTVTFAEGRPVAINGTEFASPVDLVMEANAIGGRHGLGMSDQIENRIIEAKSRGIYEAPGMALLFAAYERLVNAIHNEDTIETYHEQGRRLGRLLYEGRWLDPQSLMLREGLQRWVGSAVTGSVTLRLRRGEDYAILDTQGEHFSYHPDKLSMERVENAAFGPTDRIGQLTMRNLDIADSRSKLEFYAAKGQLGSETNLVGELEHGGSESIRERGERLTEDDELLDRAAMEAGTD; this is translated from the coding sequence GTGTCCAAAGTATTGACGAGCATCCCTGTTGGAGAACGTGTCGGCATCGCCTTCTCGGGCGGCCTCGACACCTCGGTCGCCGTCGCCTGGATGCGCGAGAAGGGTGCCATCCCGTGCACCTACACCGCGAACCTCGGGCAGTACGACGAGCCGGAGATCGACGAGGTACCGGGCCGTGCCGCGCAGTACGGCGCCGAGCTCGCGCGGCTGGTCGACTGCCGCGAGCAGCTCGTCGAGGAGGGGTTCGTCGCCATCACCTGCGGCGCCTTCCACATCCGATCGGGTGGTCGCACTTACTTCAACACCACCCCGCTGGGCCGCGCCGTCACTGGAACCCTGCTGGTGCGCGCGATGCACGAGGACGGCGTCAACATCTGGGGTGACGGGTCGACCTTCAAGGGCAACGACATCGAACGCTTCTACCGGTACGGCCTGCTGGCGAACCCGCTCCTGCGGGTCTACAAGCCGTGGCTGGATGCCGACTTCGTCCGCGAGCTCGGCGGACGCACCGAGATGTCGCAGTGGCTCACCGCCCGCGACCTGCCGTACCGCGACTCGGTCGAGAAGGCGTACTCCACCGACGCGAACATCTGGGGCGCGACGCACGAGGCCAAGAAGCTCGAGCACCTCGACCAGTCGATCGAGATCGTGCACCCCATCATGGGTGTGGCGCACTGGGACGCCGGCGTCGAGATCGAGACCGAGGACGTCACGGTAACCTTCGCCGAGGGGCGGCCGGTGGCGATCAACGGGACCGAGTTCGCCTCGCCCGTCGACCTGGTCATGGAGGCCAACGCGATCGGCGGCCGTCACGGGCTCGGGATGAGCGACCAGATCGAGAACCGGATCATCGAGGCCAAGAGCCGCGGGATCTACGAGGCGCCGGGCATGGCGCTGCTGTTCGCCGCGTACGAGCGGCTCGTGAACGCCATCCACAACGAGGACACGATCGAGACCTATCACGAGCAGGGCCGCCGCCTGGGCCGGCTGCTGTACGAGGGTCGCTGGCTCGACCCGCAGTCGCTGATGCTGCGCGAGGGGCTGCAGCGGTGGGTCGGCTCGGCGGTGACCGGCTCGGTCACCCTGCGGCTGCGCCGCGGCGAGGACTACGCGATCCTCGACACCCAGGGCGAGCACTTCAGCTACCACCCGGACAAGCTCTCGATGGAGCGCGTGGAGAACGCCGCCTTCGGTCCCACCGACCGCATCGGCCAGCTCACGATGCGCAACCTCGACATCGCCGACTCGCGCTCGAAGCTCGAGTTCTACGCGGCCAAGGGCCAGCTCGGCAGCGAGACGAACCTGGTCGGCGAGCTCGAGCACGGCGGGTCCGAGTCGATCCGGGAGCGCGGCGAGCGGCTCACCGAGGACGACGAACTGCTGGACCGCGCCGCGATGGAGGCGGGCACCGACTAA
- a CDS encoding MFS transporter, whose product MSSAVESIATTSRATARNVVAIASAAMFIGGLNMSIVNIALPAISADIHATAAQSSWILLANLLASNALMVVFGKLADLTSRRVLFIGGIVVFALGSVLSAVATEGWVLIAGRAISGIGAAMMFATTSALIALAVPRARIGQAMGIYFACNSAAQLLGPVIGGIVVDTIGWPWLFWMNLPICLVLLVASYVTLGREANHNARSFDVSGGLLFVALVTTLVAMLTSISSRGLDPLVIGASLGCFAVLVPLFVWRESRAGDPMVELSVLRDRLFVGTTFTTFLSHIARFGILILLALVYQSAYGLSATRTSLLVLPIAVGSLIAAPIAGSLEIRRGSAWVSLAGTVVVLVSVLLCAVMIWRPSWYWIVGLGGAGAGAGGGMVLTANSSAVTKATPVEKLGVVGSLRVMVQGTGIIAGTALALASVSLLLPPEGKSAVYAAHDALLPEAFRDGLLDGLPIAFGVIGVAALGSVVLSRIAYRGYERL is encoded by the coding sequence ATGAGCAGCGCCGTGGAATCGATCGCCACCACGTCACGGGCCACCGCCCGCAACGTGGTGGCGATCGCATCGGCGGCCATGTTCATCGGCGGCCTCAACATGTCGATTGTGAACATCGCCCTGCCGGCGATCTCGGCCGACATCCACGCGACGGCCGCGCAGTCCAGCTGGATCCTGCTGGCGAATCTGCTCGCCAGCAACGCGCTGATGGTGGTGTTCGGCAAGCTCGCCGACCTGACCTCGCGCCGGGTGCTGTTCATCGGCGGAATCGTCGTGTTCGCGCTGGGCTCCGTGCTCAGCGCCGTCGCCACCGAGGGGTGGGTGCTGATCGCCGGCCGCGCCATCAGCGGGATCGGCGCAGCGATGATGTTCGCGACCACGAGCGCGCTGATCGCGCTGGCGGTGCCGCGGGCCCGCATCGGGCAGGCGATGGGCATCTACTTCGCGTGCAACTCCGCCGCGCAGCTGCTGGGGCCGGTGATCGGCGGGATCGTCGTCGACACGATCGGGTGGCCGTGGCTGTTCTGGATGAACCTGCCCATCTGCCTGGTGCTGCTCGTGGCGTCGTACGTGACGCTCGGCCGCGAGGCCAACCACAATGCGCGCAGCTTCGACGTCAGCGGCGGCCTGCTGTTCGTCGCCCTGGTCACCACCCTGGTCGCGATGCTGACCTCGATCAGCTCGCGCGGTCTCGACCCGCTGGTGATCGGCGCCTCCCTGGGGTGCTTCGCCGTGCTGGTGCCGCTGTTCGTCTGGCGCGAGTCCCGCGCCGGCGACCCGATGGTCGAGCTCTCCGTGCTGCGGGACCGGCTGTTCGTCGGGACCACCTTCACCACCTTCCTGAGCCACATCGCGCGCTTCGGGATCCTGATCCTGCTCGCGCTGGTCTACCAGTCCGCCTACGGGCTCTCCGCCACCCGCACCAGCCTGCTGGTGCTGCCGATCGCCGTCGGCTCGCTGATCGCCGCGCCGATCGCCGGATCCCTGGAGATCCGGCGGGGGAGCGCCTGGGTCAGTCTCGCCGGCACTGTCGTCGTGCTCGTCAGCGTGCTGCTGTGCGCCGTGATGATCTGGCGTCCGAGCTGGTACTGGATCGTCGGGCTCGGTGGCGCGGGCGCCGGCGCGGGTGGCGGGATGGTGCTGACCGCGAACTCCTCAGCGGTCACGAAGGCGACACCGGTCGAGAAGCTCGGCGTCGTCGGGTCCCTGCGAGTCATGGTGCAGGGCACCGGCATCATCGCCGGCACGGCTCTGGCGCTCGCGAGCGTCTCGCTGCTGCTGCCTCCCGAGGGCAAGAGCGCGGTGTACGCCGCGCACGACGCGCTGCTGCCCGAGGCGTTCCGTGACGGCCTGCTCGACGGGCTGCCGATCGCGTTCGGGGTGATCGGTGTCGCCGCGCTCGGGTCGGTCGTGCTGTCCCGGATCGCGTACCGCGGGTACGAACGCCTGTAG
- the fabG gene encoding 3-oxoacyl-ACP reductase FabG has translation MPFDFTDKVAFVTGAAQGIGKEIAITLAKGGAAVAAVDLKEDSLAGTVEAINLAGGKAIAVGCDVSKMDQVEAAVKKTVDELGGVDILVNNAGIIRDNLLFKMTEDDWDMVMAVHLRGAFNTCKVATKYMTEKKYGKIVNLSSRSALGNRGQANYSAAKAGIIGFTSTLALELGKFNINVNAVAPGYIETPMTDSTAARVGVDKEDFKKAAASNTPLGRVGQPVDIANVVAFFASDEAGFVTGQTLHVNGGR, from the coding sequence ATGCCTTTTGACTTCACCGACAAGGTGGCGTTCGTAACCGGTGCTGCCCAGGGCATCGGCAAGGAGATCGCGATCACGCTGGCCAAGGGCGGCGCCGCCGTCGCCGCGGTCGATCTCAAGGAGGACTCGCTCGCCGGCACCGTCGAGGCCATCAACCTCGCCGGCGGCAAGGCGATCGCCGTGGGCTGTGACGTGTCGAAGATGGACCAGGTCGAGGCCGCGGTCAAGAAGACCGTCGACGAGCTCGGCGGCGTGGACATCCTCGTCAACAACGCCGGCATCATCCGCGACAACCTGCTGTTCAAGATGACCGAGGACGACTGGGACATGGTCATGGCCGTGCACCTGCGCGGCGCGTTCAACACGTGCAAGGTCGCCACCAAGTACATGACGGAGAAGAAGTACGGCAAGATCGTCAACCTCTCCAGCCGCTCCGCGCTGGGCAACCGCGGCCAGGCGAACTACTCGGCCGCCAAGGCCGGCATCATCGGCTTCACCTCGACCCTCGCGCTCGAGCTCGGCAAGTTCAACATCAACGTCAACGCCGTCGCCCCCGGCTACATCGAGACCCCGATGACCGACTCGACCGCGGCGCGCGTCGGTGTCGACAAGGAGGACTTCAAGAAGGCCGCCGCGTCGAACACGCCGCTGGGCCGCGTCGGCCAGCCGGTCGACATCGCCAACGTCGTCGCCTTCTTCGCCTCCGACGAGGCCGGCTTCGTCACCGGCCAGACCCTGCACGTCAACGGCGGCCGCTGA